In Mustela erminea isolate mMusErm1 chromosome 8, mMusErm1.Pri, whole genome shotgun sequence, a genomic segment contains:
- the RPRM gene encoding protein reprimo produces the protein MNPALDNQTDVAGLLLANSSEALERAVRCCTQASVVTDDGFAEGGPDERSLYIMRVVQIAVMCVLSLTVVFGIFFLGCNLLIKSEGMINFLVKDRRPSKEVEAVVVGPY, from the coding sequence ATGAACCCAGCGCTGGACAACCAGACCGATGTGGCGGGCCTGCTCCTGGCCAACAGCAGCGAGGCGCTGGAGCGCGCCGTGCGCTGCTGCACCCAGGCGTCGGTGGTGACCGACGACGGCTTCGCCGAGGGCGGCCCGGACGAGCGCAGCCTGTACATCATGCGCGTGGTGCAGATCGCGGTCATGTGCGTGCTCTCCCTGACCGTGGTCTTCGGCATCTTCTTCCTCGGCTGCAACCTCCTCATCAAGTCCGAGGGCATGATCAACTTCCTGGTGAAAGACCGGAGACCGTCTAAAGAGGTGGAAGCGGTGGTCGTGGGGCCCTACTGA